In Spirobacillus cienkowskii, a genomic segment contains:
- the gluQRS gene encoding tRNA glutamyl-Q(34) synthetase GluQRS → MSHYVGRFAPSPTGELHFGSLVTAVASYLRARAQRGRWLLRIEDLDKFRCKSKYTMSIIKTLEAHGLNWDGDVVFQSNRNEIYRDYLKKLNNKNLLYNCYCSRKTLLKYKKNLNTHEVIYEGFCRHHPIKESLKNFSIRIKIDKDEKICFYDLIQGELNQNIYEEVGDFVVWRRENLPSYQLAVVIDDELQGVTEVVRGSDLLLQTPRQILLQRFFSFDKVQYLHIPIAVNKLSQKLSKQTKAKPIDNNIPKENLIHALEFLGYQKSLFQDLSNLDLILQTAIRHFKIENITKCLTVIV, encoded by the coding sequence ATGTCTCATTATGTTGGACGTTTTGCCCCCTCTCCTACCGGTGAGCTTCATTTCGGTTCTTTAGTTACAGCAGTAGCCAGTTATCTTAGAGCACGAGCCCAAAGAGGTCGATGGCTGTTACGTATAGAAGACCTTGATAAATTTCGTTGCAAATCCAAATACACTATGTCAATTATAAAAACTTTAGAGGCTCATGGTTTGAATTGGGATGGCGATGTTGTTTTTCAATCAAATAGAAATGAAATTTATAGAGACTATCTTAAGAAGTTAAATAATAAAAATTTATTATACAATTGCTATTGTTCACGTAAGACTTTATTGAAATATAAAAAAAATCTAAATACTCATGAAGTTATATATGAAGGTTTTTGCCGTCATCATCCTATAAAAGAGAGTCTGAAGAATTTTTCAATTAGAATAAAAATTGATAAAGATGAGAAAATTTGTTTTTATGATTTGATTCAAGGTGAATTAAATCAAAATATTTATGAAGAAGTAGGTGATTTTGTTGTGTGGAGACGAGAAAATTTACCGTCTTATCAATTGGCTGTTGTTATTGATGACGAACTTCAAGGTGTGACTGAAGTTGTGAGAGGGAGTGATTTGTTGCTTCAAACACCTAGGCAAATATTATTACAGAGATTTTTTAGTTTTGATAAAGTACAATATTTGCATATCCCTATAGCAGTTAACAAACTATCCCAAAAACTTTCTAAACAAACAAAAGCAAAGCCTATAGACAATAATATACCAAAAGAAAATTTAATTCATGCTTTGGAGTTTTTAGGATATCAAAAATCACTTTTTCAAGATTTATCTAATTTAGATTTGATTTTGCAAACTGCAATTAGACATTTTAAAATTGAAAATATAACAAAATGCTTAACTGTTATTGTGTGA
- a CDS encoding ATP synthase F0 subunit C: protein MKNKLAKLSAASAAVLMSLPAVAADAAATAATDGMSIGTGLKLIGAGLAIGLAVIGAGQGQGHAAKGALESIGRNPQAYNKIFTPFLLAMALIEFQAILGLIIAFLILGK, encoded by the coding sequence ATGAAAAATAAATTAGCAAAGCTTTCTGCAGCATCTGCTGCTGTTTTAATGAGTTTACCTGCAGTTGCTGCAGATGCTGCTGCCACAGCTGCAACTGACGGAATGTCAATTGGTACGGGTTTAAAACTAATTGGTGCTGGTTTGGCAATTGGTTTGGCTGTTATTGGTGCCGGTCAAGGTCAAGGTCATGCTGCTAAAGGTGCTCTAGAAAGTATTGGACGGAATCCTCAAGCATATAACAAAATTTTTACGCCATTCCTTCTTGCGATGGCTCTTATTGAATTTCAAGCTATTCTTGGCTTAATTATTGCTTTCTTAATTTTAGGTAAATAA
- the atpB gene encoding F0F1 ATP synthase subunit A has translation MKRKIIHMFAFLLLGRFSVAHADSSGVQVVNWYHEILEKVILFFNPNMSLAIANVKAEQWSPVFASAFAVLLLAAIASLSGFAKMKPEKMSDEEILPPKKFGFVAFIELCWSVVSSTLESTIGEKNWMRFAGVLGGTFFVLIVCNLSGVLPGFSPATSSMSFTFAAAIAIFIYFNYYGLKESGFDYIKHLAGPVLWMAPLMFVIEFISLLSRPVSLSLRIFGNISGDHFVFSIFSGLMKDLYIPFIPIPAIFLGFGTFVACLQAFIFMTLSAVYIKLALESKESH, from the coding sequence ATGAAACGTAAAATTATTCATATGTTTGCTTTTTTATTGCTTGGGCGGTTTTCTGTTGCTCATGCTGATTCCTCGGGAGTGCAAGTAGTGAATTGGTACCATGAAATATTAGAAAAAGTTATTCTATTTTTTAATCCAAATATGTCACTTGCCATTGCAAACGTAAAAGCTGAGCAATGGTCGCCGGTTTTTGCATCAGCATTTGCGGTCTTGTTGTTGGCAGCAATAGCGAGTTTGTCTGGTTTTGCTAAAATGAAGCCAGAAAAAATGTCGGATGAAGAAATTCTACCACCTAAAAAATTTGGGTTTGTAGCTTTTATTGAGCTGTGTTGGTCTGTGGTGTCTTCAACCCTGGAATCAACAATAGGTGAAAAAAATTGGATGCGGTTTGCTGGAGTTCTAGGTGGTACTTTTTTTGTACTGATCGTTTGTAATTTATCAGGTGTTTTACCTGGATTTTCTCCTGCAACTTCTAGCATGTCTTTTACTTTTGCCGCTGCAATCGCAATTTTTATTTATTTTAACTACTATGGTTTAAAAGAATCTGGGTTTGATTACATAAAACATTTGGCAGGCCCTGTTTTATGGATGGCTCCTTTAATGTTTGTGATTGAGTTTATCAGTTTGTTATCTAGACCTGTTTCATTATCTTTACGTATTTTTGGAAATATATCAGGAGATCACTTTGTATTTTCAATATTTTCAGGATTAATGAAAGATTTGTATATTCCATTTATTCCCATTCCTGCAATATTTTTAGGTTTTGGAACTTTTGTTGCTTGTTTACAGGCTTTTATCTTTATGACTTTAAGTGCTGTTTATATAAAACTAGCGCTAGAGTCTAAAGAAAGTCATTAA